From Thermoanaerobaculia bacterium, one genomic window encodes:
- a CDS encoding amidohydrolase, translated as MVVRNAKIWTGVALAAERAAPAAEPTALAVRGERLVAVGTEAEIAPLVGPGTRVVDAGGKRLLPGFIDSHTHFFSGGESLLGADLRLTASREEFVTRFAEYAGKIPAGRWITNVIWDHERWPGAPLPTREWIDAAAGDHPVFIPRLDGHMALANSRALAAAGITRATQDPEGGSIVRDPATGEPTGVLKEDSAMDLVFKVIPPPSPAELADALDAAMAEAARLGVTSVVDFGNWPEWPLLAEWPVYKQARAAGKLTVRVSFRTPISLWEKQRELVAAEGRGDEWLALGGFKGYADGSLGSSTAIFFEPYADAPETSGLFASDMFPEGELERRITAADAAGFQTSIHAIGERGNAVILDIYERVAKANGPRDRRLRIEHAQHLRQSEVERFARLGVVASMQPLHAADDGRWADKRLGARSRDSYLFRSLLDAGAHLAFGTDWPIAPLDPMAGVAAAVTRRTLDGKNPGGWHPEQKISVAEALAAYTSGSARAAFAENDKGTLAPGKLADFVLLSDDPLAIAPEKLETVRTVLTVVGGRIVFDLAAAR; from the coding sequence ATGGTCGTCCGCAACGCGAAGATCTGGACCGGCGTCGCCCTTGCGGCGGAGCGCGCCGCTCCAGCAGCCGAGCCCACGGCCCTCGCCGTGCGCGGCGAACGCCTCGTCGCGGTGGGCACCGAAGCCGAGATCGCGCCGCTTGTCGGCCCGGGGACGCGGGTCGTCGACGCCGGCGGCAAGCGGCTGCTCCCCGGCTTCATCGACAGCCACACCCACTTCTTCTCCGGCGGCGAGAGCCTTCTCGGCGCCGACCTCCGGCTCACGGCGAGCCGCGAGGAGTTCGTCACCCGGTTCGCGGAGTACGCCGGGAAGATCCCCGCCGGACGCTGGATCACGAACGTCATCTGGGATCACGAGCGCTGGCCGGGAGCCCCGCTGCCGACGCGCGAGTGGATCGATGCCGCGGCCGGCGACCATCCCGTCTTCATCCCCCGGCTCGACGGCCACATGGCGCTCGCCAACTCGCGGGCGCTCGCCGCGGCCGGCATCACGCGCGCGACCCAAGACCCCGAGGGCGGGTCGATCGTGCGCGATCCGGCCACCGGCGAGCCGACCGGCGTCCTCAAGGAAGACTCCGCGATGGACCTCGTCTTCAAGGTCATCCCGCCGCCGTCGCCCGCCGAGCTCGCCGACGCCCTGGACGCGGCCATGGCCGAGGCGGCGCGCCTAGGGGTCACCTCGGTCGTCGACTTCGGCAACTGGCCGGAGTGGCCGCTCCTTGCGGAGTGGCCGGTCTACAAGCAGGCGCGTGCCGCGGGGAAGCTCACCGTGCGGGTCTCCTTCCGCACCCCGATCTCGCTCTGGGAGAAGCAGCGCGAGCTCGTCGCGGCGGAAGGGCGCGGCGACGAGTGGCTCGCGCTCGGCGGTTTCAAGGGCTACGCCGACGGCTCGCTGGGCTCCTCCACCGCGATCTTCTTCGAGCCGTATGCGGACGCGCCCGAGACCTCGGGGCTCTTCGCCAGCGACATGTTCCCCGAGGGCGAGCTCGAACGGCGCATCACGGCGGCCGACGCGGCCGGCTTCCAGACCTCCATCCACGCCATCGGCGAGCGCGGCAACGCCGTCATCCTGGATATCTACGAACGTGTCGCGAAGGCCAACGGTCCGCGCGACCGCCGGCTGCGTATCGAGCACGCGCAGCATCTCCGGCAGTCCGAGGTCGAACGCTTCGCCCGTCTCGGAGTCGTGGCCTCGATGCAGCCGCTCCATGCCGCCGACGACGGCCGCTGGGCCGACAAGCGCCTCGGCGCACGCTCGCGCGACTCCTACCTCTTCCGCTCGCTGCTCGACGCCGGCGCGCACCTCGCCTTCGGCACCGACTGGCCGATCGCTCCGCTCGACCCGATGGCTGGTGTCGCCGCCGCGGTGACCCGCCGGACCCTCGACGGCAAGAACCCGGGCGGCTGGCACCCGGAGCAGAAAATCTCGGTGGCCGAGGCTTTGGCCGCCTACACCTCCGGCTCCGCCCGGGCCGCCTTCGCCGAGAACGACAAGGGCACCCTGGCGCCCGGCAAGCTCGCCGACTTCGTGCTCCTGTCGGACGATCCGCTGGCCATCGCTCCCGAGAAGCTCGAAACCGTCCGGACGGTGCTCACCGTCGTCGGCGGCCGGATCGTCTTCGACCTCGCGGCAGCGCGGTGA
- a CDS encoding adenylosuccinate synthase — protein MANVVVVGMQWGDEGKGKIVDLLCPAFDAVVRYQGGHNAGHTVKFGDRHFALRLIPSGILHEGMQCVMGNGMVVSPEAFFEELEQLHAAGVDTRGRLFLSNRAQALLPHHAILDQAREQALGEGKVGTTGRGIGPAYEMKVARTGVRLGELAAGGVADRLRLQLARIEPELRSLRSPGSSGDGAALARPQRVEDDCRGWAKRLEPYLCDTEHLLHRWLGEGKSLLFEGAQGSLLDVDHGTYPFVTSSSPTAGGAATGTGVPPTAFDGVLGIVKAYTTRVGGGPFPGELLDDQGEYLRKRGNEFGTVTGRPRRCGWFDTVAVRYAQRLNGAKLVALTKLDVLDELAEIPVCVGYRIHGVVTRELPSRLDHLERAEPVYKTLPGWRTNTVGILDYGKLPQAARDYIAFLEEEIGAEAALISTGPRREETILQSSALLERWTSGRLARVLEQRGA, from the coding sequence ATGGCCAATGTCGTCGTGGTCGGTATGCAGTGGGGAGATGAAGGCAAGGGGAAGATCGTCGATCTTCTCTGCCCGGCCTTCGACGCCGTGGTGCGCTACCAGGGCGGGCACAACGCCGGGCACACGGTGAAGTTCGGCGATCGCCACTTCGCGCTGCGGCTCATCCCGTCGGGAATCCTGCACGAAGGCATGCAATGCGTCATGGGCAACGGCATGGTGGTCTCGCCGGAGGCCTTCTTCGAGGAGCTCGAGCAGCTGCATGCGGCGGGCGTCGACACGCGCGGCCGGCTCTTCCTGTCGAATCGCGCCCAGGCGCTGCTGCCGCATCACGCGATCCTCGACCAGGCGCGCGAGCAGGCGCTGGGCGAGGGCAAGGTCGGAACGACGGGGCGTGGCATCGGCCCGGCCTATGAGATGAAGGTGGCGCGCACCGGCGTGCGCCTGGGCGAGCTCGCGGCCGGAGGGGTCGCGGACCGTCTGCGCCTGCAGCTGGCGCGCATCGAGCCCGAGCTGCGATCGCTGCGATCACCGGGGTCGTCCGGCGACGGCGCCGCGCTCGCCCGCCCGCAGCGCGTCGAGGACGACTGCCGCGGCTGGGCGAAGCGCCTCGAGCCCTACCTGTGCGACACCGAGCATCTGCTGCATCGCTGGCTCGGGGAGGGCAAGAGCCTGCTGTTCGAAGGCGCGCAGGGTTCTCTGCTCGACGTCGACCACGGCACCTATCCGTTCGTGACCAGCTCGAGCCCGACGGCGGGTGGCGCCGCGACCGGAACGGGGGTTCCCCCGACGGCCTTCGACGGCGTCCTGGGTATCGTCAAGGCCTATACGACGCGCGTCGGCGGCGGCCCTTTCCCGGGCGAGCTCCTCGACGACCAGGGCGAGTACCTGCGCAAGCGCGGCAACGAGTTCGGCACGGTCACCGGCCGGCCGCGCCGCTGCGGCTGGTTCGACACCGTCGCGGTGCGCTACGCGCAGCGCCTGAACGGCGCGAAGCTCGTCGCGCTGACGAAGCTCGACGTGCTCGACGAGCTGGCAGAGATCCCGGTCTGCGTGGGATACCGCATTCACGGCGTGGTGACGCGCGAGCTGCCGTCACGCCTCGACCATCTGGAGCGCGCCGAGCCGGTCTACAAGACACTTCCCGGCTGGCGGACGAATACGGTCGGCATCCTCGACTACGGCAAGCTCCCGCAGGCGGCGCGCGACTACATCGCTTTCCTGGAGGAGGAGATCGGCGCCGAGGCGGCGCTCATCTCGACCGGACCGCGGCGCGAGGAGACGATCCTGCAGTCGTCGGCTCTCCTCGAGCGCTGGACCTCGGGGCGCCTCGCCCGGGTCCTCGAGCAGCGCGGCGCCTGA
- a CDS encoding hydroxymethylglutaryl-CoA reductase yields MKIPALILKQLYTFGSLANTAEGVRLTLKNRLSDASVTRIASVTIDGKEAPHSGIEIDLGDDERLRAAAISKAAALDFPLKKTVVLHLVGFGPLANGNHEIVVKFDATPFGELDLKVTDAIAEETPKRVQIPYDKEDDHNQRMAEVRQGFVGDYSGKKLEHVNRYSFDPAVTRGNIENFVGVAQIPIGLAGPLRVNGEHAQGEFLIPLATTEGTLVASYSRGMKVLNQAGGVKATVVQDAMQRAPVFVFDDARDARDFAQWIDHNLIAIREHAESTSSVAKLLNIESFLASKFTYLRFNYSTGDAAGQNMVGRATFAACSWILEQPFLKERCRKFYLESNLATDKKASHVNVMRTRGKRVTAEATIPREVLIQNMRVEPEQLHYHSQVANVGAFLSGANNNGAHSPNGITAMFIATGQDVANVSESSAGIAYTEITPEGALYISITIPSLIVATHGGGTGLSTQRECLEILGCTGRGKVRKFAEIVAGVVLAGEISLASAISSLDWVSSHEKYGRNR; encoded by the coding sequence CTGAAGATTCCCGCGCTCATCCTGAAGCAGCTCTATACCTTCGGCAGCCTCGCCAACACCGCCGAAGGCGTCCGGCTGACCCTCAAGAACCGGCTGAGCGACGCCTCGGTCACGCGCATCGCGAGCGTCACGATCGACGGCAAGGAGGCCCCGCATTCGGGCATCGAAATCGACCTCGGCGACGACGAGCGGCTGCGCGCCGCGGCGATCTCGAAGGCAGCAGCGCTCGATTTTCCGCTCAAGAAGACCGTCGTCCTGCACCTCGTCGGATTCGGCCCGCTCGCCAATGGGAACCATGAGATCGTCGTGAAGTTCGACGCCACGCCGTTCGGCGAGCTCGACCTCAAGGTCACCGACGCCATCGCCGAAGAGACCCCCAAGCGCGTCCAGATCCCCTACGACAAGGAGGACGACCACAATCAGCGCATGGCGGAGGTGCGGCAGGGCTTCGTCGGCGACTACAGCGGCAAGAAGCTCGAGCACGTCAACCGCTATTCCTTCGATCCGGCGGTGACGCGCGGCAACATCGAGAACTTCGTCGGCGTCGCCCAGATCCCGATCGGCCTCGCGGGTCCCCTGCGAGTCAACGGCGAGCACGCGCAGGGCGAGTTCCTGATCCCGCTGGCGACCACCGAAGGGACACTCGTCGCCTCCTACAGCCGCGGCATGAAGGTCCTGAACCAGGCCGGCGGGGTCAAGGCCACCGTGGTGCAGGACGCCATGCAGCGCGCCCCGGTCTTCGTCTTCGACGACGCCCGCGACGCGCGCGACTTCGCGCAGTGGATCGACCACAACCTGATCGCCATTCGCGAGCACGCCGAATCGACCTCCTCGGTCGCGAAGCTCCTGAACATCGAGAGCTTCCTGGCCTCGAAGTTCACCTACCTGCGTTTCAACTACTCGACCGGCGACGCCGCGGGCCAGAACATGGTCGGCCGTGCCACCTTCGCCGCCTGCTCCTGGATTCTCGAACAGCCGTTCCTCAAGGAACGCTGCCGGAAGTTCTACCTCGAGTCGAACCTCGCCACCGACAAGAAGGCTTCGCACGTCAACGTCATGCGGACGCGCGGCAAGCGCGTCACGGCCGAGGCGACGATTCCGCGCGAAGTGCTGATCCAGAACATGCGGGTCGAGCCCGAGCAGCTCCACTACCACTCGCAGGTCGCCAACGTCGGCGCCTTCCTTTCCGGCGCCAACAACAACGGCGCCCACTCGCCCAACGGCATCACCGCGATGTTCATCGCCACCGGCCAGGATGTCGCGAACGTCTCCGAGTCCTCGGCCGGCATCGCCTACACCGAGATCACCCCCGAGGGCGCGCTCTACATCTCGATCACGATTCCGTCGCTGATCGTCGCCACCCACGGCGGCGGCACCGGGCTCTCGACCCAGCGTGAATGCCTCGAGATCCTCGGCTGCACCGGCCGGGGCAAAGTGCGCAAGTTCGCCGAGATCGTGGCCGGCGTGGTGCTCGCCG